One Vidua chalybeata isolate OUT-0048 chromosome 13, bVidCha1 merged haplotype, whole genome shotgun sequence genomic window carries:
- the CERS3 gene encoding ceramide synthase 3 isoform X3, giving the protein MAHILKTLNSWFWWENIWMPINCTWADFVDRDGLVFPKPHQLYVTIPYAFVLLIIRFFSERYVAKPLAKALGIKNVRRVKPQPNPVLESYFRECSRQPSQSEIKGLAKKCNCTVHLVEKWFRRRRNLEIPTVLQKFQEAFWRFSFYLTSSIVGFIFLYDKPWFYDIWQTWVGYPFQTLLPSQYWYYMAEIGFYWSLVFTLGIDIKRKDFMAHVVHHLAAIGLMSGSWCGNYVRLGTLVIFVHDTADFWLEAAKMFNYARWEKTCNMLFIIFSIAFFITRMILFPFWILRATLYQPTYYSTTPVIAYFLFNGMLLILQGLHLYWGYLIFKILKRT; this is encoded by the exons ATGGCACACATACTAAAGACACTCAACAGCTGGTTCTGGTGGGAGAATATCTGGATGCCCATCAACTGCACATGGGCAGATTTTGTAGACCGTGATGGACTTGTGTTTCCCAAACCACATCAGTTGTATGTCACAATCCCATACGCTTTTGTATTGCTGATCATCCGATTCTTCAGTGaaag atatgTTGCTAAACCTCTAGCAAAAGCCTTGGGTATAAAGAATGTAAGACGTGTGAAGCCACAGCCTAATCCTGTGTTAGAGAGTTATTTCCGGGAGTGCTCAAGACAACCATCCCAA TCAGAGATCAAAGGCCTTGCCAAAAAGTGCAACTGCACCGTCCATTTGGTGGAGAAATGGTTCAGGAGACGGCGAAACCTGGAGATCCCAACAGTGCTCCAGAAATTCCAGGAAGCCTT CTGGCGATTTTCATTCTATCTGACATCCTCCATTGTTGGatttatatttctgtatgaT AAACCCTGGTTTTACGACATATGGCAGACGTGGGTTGGTTATCCGTTTCAG ACCTTGCTGCCATCCCAGTACTGGTACTACATGGCCGAGATCGGGTTTTACTGGTCTCTCGTATTTACCCTTGGGATCGACATCAAGCGGAAG GATTTTATGGCTCACGTCGTTCATCACCTGGCAGCCATCGGGTTGATGAGCGGCTCTTGGTGTGGCAATTACGTGCGGCTTGGAACTCTGGTGATCTTCGTGCACGACACTGCAGATTTCTGGCTCGAG GCAGCCAAAATGTTTAATTATGCTCGCTGGGAGAAAACCTGCAACATGCTGTTTATCATCTTCTCTATCGCATTCTTCATCACCAGGATGATCCTGTTCCCCTTCTG gatTCTTCGTGCCACACTATATCAGCCTACCTACTACTCCACAACTCCTGTCATagcatattttttattcaaTGGGATGCTATTAATCCTCCAAGGCTTGCATTTATATTGGGGTTACTTAATTTTCAAGATTTTGAAAAG